One Belonocnema kinseyi isolate 2016_QV_RU_SX_M_011 chromosome 6, B_treatae_v1, whole genome shotgun sequence genomic region harbors:
- the LOC117175640 gene encoding uncharacterized protein LOC117175640 translates to MASDQEEVELLNLIEKDFLTIMSFRSWELYEYTLLPTTSRHKWTVETSTQLQKPRYIVLSFQADRNDKLVRYAIRFDYCNIKNIKVFLHSQYYPYGNLHLDFGHNQFALLYEMYANFQAAYYGKQPEPKLKKSDLKEYAPLTVIDCLKQNEFLKQTSVDVRL, encoded by the coding sequence ATGGCGTCAGATCAGGAAGAAGTAGAGTTGCTGAAccttattgaaaaagattttctcaCAATCATGAGTTTTCGCTCATGGGAATTGTATGAATACACCCTGCTTCCCACCACCTCAAGGCATAAATGGACTGTGGAAACGTCAACTCAGTTGCAAAAACCACGGTACATTGTACTGAGTTTCCAGGCAGACAGAAATGATAAACTAGTCAGATATGCTATTCGCTTCGATTactgtaatataaaaaatatcaaggtCTTCCTCCATTCACAGTACTATCCGTACGGTAATTTGCATCTGGACTTTGGTCATAATCAGTTTGCACTACTGTATGAGATGTATGCAAACTTTCAGGCAGCCTACTACGGTAAACAGCCTGAACCGAAGTTGAAGAAAAGTGATTTAAAAGAATACGCTCCACTTACTGTCATTGATTGCTTAAAACAAAATGAGTTTCTCAAACAGACCTCTGTGGACGTTCGTTTGTAA